A DNA window from Rossellomorea marisflavi contains the following coding sequences:
- the sda gene encoding sporulation histidine kinase inhibitor Sda, giving the protein MKTLSDQALLDAYKKAKLLNLSSEFILLIEEELKKRKLGSTQ; this is encoded by the coding sequence ATGAAAACATTAAGTGATCAAGCCCTTTTAGATGCATATAAAAAAGCAAAGTTATTAAACCTCAGCTCTGAATTCATTCTATTAATCGAAGAGGAATTGAAGAAGAGAAAATTGGGATCAACTCAATAG
- a CDS encoding methionine/alanine import family NSS transporter small subunit, whose amino-acid sequence MGTGAIISMIVGIVIIWGGLVASIANAVISSKKQKQA is encoded by the coding sequence ATGGGTACAGGAGCAATCATCAGCATGATCGTTGGTATCGTAATCATTTGGGGCGGACTTGTAGCGAGCATAGCCAATGCCGTCATCAGTTCGAAAAAGCAGAAGCAGGCATAA
- a CDS encoding DUF3055 domain-containing protein codes for MEERFYLYDDIEQTRTRFVSFMGEEQRYDLAITQTERYYGKSLVFDLQGNRFAIIGRDDLDEPGYLESTFKLTEEEAIELRDFLSEVIM; via the coding sequence GTGGAAGAACGTTTTTATCTTTATGACGACATTGAACAGACCCGTACCCGCTTTGTCAGCTTCATGGGAGAAGAGCAGCGATACGACCTGGCCATCACCCAGACAGAACGCTACTACGGGAAATCCCTGGTTTTTGATCTGCAGGGTAACCGCTTCGCCATCATCGGGCGCGATGACCTGGATGAACCCGGTTATCTGGAAAGCACATTCAAGCTCACAGAAGAAGAAGCCATCGAATTAAGGGATTTCCTCTCTGAAGTCATCATGTAA
- a CDS encoding TIGR01457 family HAD-type hydrolase yields MKDYKGYLIDLDGTMYKGSEKIEEAGDFIRSLQHKGIPYLFVTNNSSRRPEQVAEKLRGFDIPAEAAQVFTTSMATAQYVHDRKAGGSAYVIGEEGIRDALVDKGITLKDEGVDFVIVGIDREINYEKLSLACLAVRNGAEFISTNGDIAIPTERGLLPGNGSLTAVVTVSTGTEPVFIGKPEPIIMEQALTVLGTSKEETLMVGDNYDTDIMAGIRAGIDTLMVHTGVTPKEMLKEKKEQPTYSLDHLGQWTI; encoded by the coding sequence ATGAAGGATTATAAAGGGTATCTCATCGACTTGGATGGGACGATGTATAAAGGGTCGGAAAAGATTGAAGAAGCGGGTGATTTCATCCGCAGTCTCCAACACAAGGGAATTCCTTATCTGTTTGTGACGAATAACTCCTCCCGTAGACCGGAACAGGTGGCAGAAAAGCTGCGTGGATTTGATATCCCGGCGGAAGCCGCGCAAGTGTTTACGACGTCGATGGCGACCGCTCAATACGTACATGATCGTAAAGCCGGTGGCAGTGCCTATGTCATTGGTGAGGAAGGAATCCGCGATGCACTCGTGGATAAAGGAATCACCCTGAAAGATGAAGGTGTGGACTTCGTCATTGTTGGAATCGACAGGGAGATCAATTATGAAAAATTATCGCTTGCCTGCCTTGCGGTTCGGAACGGGGCAGAGTTTATCTCGACCAATGGAGACATCGCCATTCCCACTGAAAGGGGACTTCTCCCGGGGAACGGCTCGTTGACGGCAGTCGTGACCGTTTCGACGGGGACGGAGCCAGTATTTATCGGGAAACCCGAACCGATCATCATGGAACAGGCTCTTACGGTACTAGGTACCAGTAAAGAAGAGACCCTCATGGTAGGAGATAACTATGACACCGACATCATGGCTGGGATCCGTGCGGGAATCGATACCCTGATGGTGCACACGGGTGTGACACCGAAGGAGATGCTGAAGGAGAAAAAGGAACAGCCCACTTATTCTCTGGACCATCTTGGCCAATGGACGATATGA
- a CDS encoding YhcN/YlaJ family sporulation lipoprotein: MKKTFVSFAILGLTVTSAGCNGINKSNEEMFHDNGNTINVNDREDLYNEDSWTKKGSQRGEDFGYVRHQKNPGNNAMPMKDMYSINREQVADTISKMSVAIPHVKDCATLVTDEEVLVSYVTDKTDKDGRFNVADQVKKTAMSVIPRWYHVYVTDDKALMRDVENLAKMDTDSENVSDSIDNTISLMLQDSPQGREINNGENANGEMSSDYEMQDDDVHQINQDKIRKDYIMD, from the coding sequence TTGAAGAAAACATTCGTAAGCTTTGCCATTCTCGGCCTAACTGTGACAAGTGCCGGCTGTAATGGCATCAACAAGTCGAATGAAGAAATGTTCCATGACAACGGAAATACGATCAATGTCAACGACAGAGAAGATCTCTATAACGAAGACAGCTGGACCAAAAAAGGCTCACAACGCGGGGAAGACTTCGGATACGTGCGACACCAAAAGAACCCCGGCAACAACGCCATGCCCATGAAGGATATGTACAGCATCAACAGGGAACAAGTGGCTGATACGATCAGTAAAATGAGCGTTGCCATCCCACATGTCAAAGACTGTGCGACCCTCGTTACCGACGAAGAGGTCCTCGTGTCATATGTAACGGATAAAACCGATAAAGACGGACGATTCAATGTCGCCGATCAGGTGAAAAAAACCGCCATGTCAGTCATCCCAAGATGGTACCACGTATATGTAACCGATGATAAAGCCCTCATGAGGGACGTCGAAAATCTGGCCAAGATGGATACCGATAGCGAGAACGTAAGCGACAGCATCGATAACACCATCAGCCTCATGCTACAGGATTCCCCCCAGGGCCGGGAAATAAACAACGGTGAAAACGCCAACGGCGAAATGTCCTCCGATTACGAAATGCAAGACGACGACGTCCACCAGATCAATCAGGATAAAATCAGAAAAGACTATATCATGGACTAA
- a CDS encoding YutD family protein: MICIQNACYEIIDEYRDGFNEEAFKERYSDILSKYDYILGDWGYGQLRLKGFFDDQNQKSSFDTKVSTHKDYLYEYCNFGCAYFLVKKVKK; the protein is encoded by the coding sequence ATGATCTGCATACAGAATGCATGCTATGAAATCATAGATGAGTATCGGGATGGATTCAATGAGGAAGCATTCAAGGAACGTTACAGTGATATCTTGAGTAAATATGATTACATCTTGGGGGACTGGGGGTACGGTCAGCTTCGGCTGAAGGGGTTCTTCGATGATCAGAACCAGAAGTCTTCCTTTGATACAAAGGTGAGCACCCATAAGGATTACCTGTACGAGTACTGTAACTTCGGTTGTGCATACTTTCTTGTGAAAAAAGTCAAGAAATGA
- the yutH gene encoding spore coat putative kinase YutH, with amino-acid sequence MSSELLMNHFGLRPERTFFDGTMNRYMAGGSLYSIVGVSNTEQETLVEIYKLSEHLSAQGDRYTSRFVQSNEGKFLVTEGEKDFVVLRNEPLQPPDGNALGRKLGKFHFRGRLYEEKVEKINRMGQWKMLWERRLSQLEKAYYQVIQDQPVDEFEERFVESYPYYTALAENAIQYLVDTELDEDPDVADAGTICHERFGQHTWGTENCIHFPFQWVFDHSTRDLAEWVREKYFEKSQTFHPELQEFIREYEKINPLSPFAWRLMYSRLLFPLHYFECIEEYYISTSEQQKKLVEDQLNGHLRNSGQYESFLADFYHMSEVPVKKWGIPVIDWL; translated from the coding sequence ATGTCTTCAGAATTATTGATGAACCACTTTGGTTTGCGCCCAGAACGAACATTCTTTGATGGGACGATGAACCGTTACATGGCGGGGGGATCTTTATATAGTATTGTCGGCGTATCGAATACGGAACAGGAAACGCTGGTGGAGATCTACAAATTGTCGGAGCACCTCAGCGCTCAAGGGGATCGGTATACCTCCCGTTTCGTTCAGAGCAATGAGGGGAAATTCCTCGTGACGGAAGGGGAGAAGGATTTTGTAGTCCTCCGGAATGAACCGCTTCAGCCTCCTGATGGGAATGCACTCGGGAGGAAATTGGGCAAGTTTCACTTCAGGGGTAGGCTTTATGAAGAAAAGGTCGAAAAAATCAACCGCATGGGGCAGTGGAAGATGCTGTGGGAACGGAGGCTATCCCAGCTTGAGAAGGCGTATTATCAAGTGATCCAGGATCAACCTGTCGATGAATTCGAAGAGCGGTTCGTCGAAAGCTATCCCTATTACACCGCTCTCGCCGAGAATGCCATCCAGTATCTTGTGGATACGGAGCTTGATGAGGACCCCGATGTCGCCGATGCCGGGACGATCTGTCACGAACGGTTCGGTCAGCATACGTGGGGGACCGAGAACTGTATCCATTTCCCGTTTCAGTGGGTCTTCGATCACAGTACGCGGGATTTGGCCGAGTGGGTAAGGGAGAAGTATTTCGAGAAGAGTCAGACGTTCCACCCCGAGCTGCAGGAATTCATCCGGGAGTATGAAAAAATCAATCCCCTATCACCCTTTGCGTGGAGATTGATGTATTCCCGCCTCCTTTTCCCGCTCCATTATTTCGAGTGTATCGAAGAGTATTATATCTCTACATCTGAGCAGCAAAAAAAGCTCGTGGAGGACCAATTGAACGGTCATTTAAGGAATTCTGGTCAGTATGAATCATTTCTCGCAGACTTTTACCATATGTCCGAGGTCCCGGTGAAGAAATGGGGGATCCCTGTGATCGACTGGCTGTAA
- a CDS encoding DUF86 domain-containing protein produces MYFVDREKIEERLVFMQHQLVLYTEGQGWDKPYGKLALERIAHTLIESILDVGNSMIDGFIMRDPGSYDDIIDILLDENVIDEAMSEDFKRFIAKRKDLVQDYPSVDIQEIHALLEDIKANLERFPYQIRSYLENELGPVSAFKN; encoded by the coding sequence ATGTATTTTGTGGATAGGGAAAAGATTGAAGAAAGACTCGTATTCATGCAGCATCAACTGGTCCTCTATACTGAAGGCCAGGGATGGGACAAGCCCTACGGGAAGCTTGCCCTTGAGCGGATTGCCCATACCTTGATTGAATCGATCCTGGATGTAGGCAACAGCATGATCGATGGTTTCATCATGAGGGATCCAGGGAGTTATGATGATATCATTGATATCCTCCTCGATGAAAACGTGATCGACGAAGCGATGAGTGAAGACTTCAAGCGGTTCATTGCCAAACGGAAGGACCTTGTTCAGGATTATCCGTCTGTCGACATTCAGGAGATCCATGCCTTGCTGGAAGATATCAAGGCGAATCTGGAGCGGTTCCCTTATCAAATCAGGAGCTATCTTGAGAACGAGCTTGGACCGGTATCGGCATTTAAAAATTGA
- the lipA gene encoding lipoyl synthase, whose amino-acid sequence MSKKEEHIRKPDWLKIKLNTNDNYMGLKKMMREKNLHTVCEEARCPNIHECWGTRRTATFMILGDVCTRACRFCAVKTGLPNELDLAEPERVADSVQLMNLKHVVVTAVARDDLKDGGSQVFAETVRAIRRKSPFTSIEVLPSDMGGVFENIKTLMDAKPDIMNYNVETVRRLTPRVRARATYDRTLEFLRRAKELNPDIPTKSSIMVGLGETKEEILETMDDLRANHVDIVTLGQYLQPSKKHLKVQKYYHPDEFAELREAAMEKGFSHCEAGPLVRSSYHADEQVNAAAKARQAAGEQEIQNA is encoded by the coding sequence ATGAGTAAGAAAGAAGAACATATCAGAAAACCGGATTGGCTTAAAATTAAGCTGAATACGAATGATAATTATATGGGTCTTAAGAAAATGATGAGGGAAAAGAATCTTCACACAGTATGTGAAGAAGCCCGCTGTCCGAATATCCATGAATGCTGGGGAACACGCCGTACGGCTACATTCATGATCCTTGGTGACGTATGTACGCGTGCCTGCCGCTTCTGTGCGGTCAAAACAGGCCTTCCAAATGAACTTGATCTGGCAGAACCTGAACGCGTTGCGGATTCTGTGCAGCTCATGAACCTGAAACACGTGGTTGTCACAGCAGTTGCTCGTGATGATTTGAAAGATGGAGGATCCCAAGTATTTGCTGAAACGGTGCGTGCGATCCGCCGCAAGAGTCCTTTCACGTCTATTGAAGTACTACCATCCGATATGGGCGGAGTTTTCGAAAACATCAAAACATTGATGGATGCGAAACCGGATATCATGAACTATAACGTGGAAACGGTACGCCGTTTGACTCCAAGAGTTCGTGCCCGTGCAACGTACGACCGTACCCTTGAGTTCCTTCGCCGTGCCAAAGAACTCAACCCTGACATCCCGACGAAATCAAGCATCATGGTGGGGCTTGGTGAAACGAAGGAAGAGATCCTTGAAACAATGGACGACCTTCGTGCAAACCATGTGGATATCGTGACGCTCGGTCAATATCTGCAGCCTTCCAAGAAGCACCTCAAAGTACAAAAATACTACCACCCAGATGAGTTCGCAGAACTTCGTGAAGCCGCCATGGAAAAAGGCTTCAGCCACTGTGAAGCAGGCCCGCTTGTACGTTCTTCGTACCACGCGGACGAACAAGTCAATGCGGCAGCCAAAGCAAGACAGGCAGCTGGTGAACAAGAAATCCAAAACGCATAA
- a CDS encoding phosphatidylglycerophosphatase A family protein — MDLLEKTARNWLLERGVTIEDIAELVMFLQKKYHPDLEMKECIHNVERVLTKREVQNAILTGIQLDKLGEKKMLEEPLQAIIEVDEGLYGVDEILAFSIVNVYGSIGFTNYGYIDKLKPGILERLNDKSTGMCHTFLDDIVGAIAAAASSRLAHRAKHQD, encoded by the coding sequence ATGGATTTATTAGAGAAAACAGCACGTAATTGGCTTCTGGAAAGAGGCGTGACAATCGAAGATATTGCAGAACTGGTCATGTTCCTGCAGAAGAAATATCATCCTGATCTTGAAATGAAGGAATGCATCCATAATGTCGAGAGGGTGCTGACGAAACGGGAAGTCCAAAATGCAATCCTGACCGGGATCCAGCTGGATAAGCTGGGGGAAAAGAAAATGCTTGAAGAACCCCTGCAAGCGATCATTGAAGTCGACGAAGGGTTATACGGGGTGGATGAAATCCTCGCATTTTCCATCGTAAATGTCTATGGGTCGATCGGTTTCACCAATTACGGATATATCGATAAATTAAAACCGGGAATCCTGGAACGCTTAAACGATAAGTCTACTGGTATGTGCCACACTTTCTTAGATGACATCGTCGGTGCCATCGCAGCAGCTGCTTCAAGCAGGCTTGCTCATCGGGCCAAGCATCAGGACTAA
- a CDS encoding helix-turn-helix domain-containing protein, with translation MSVTELVGKKIRHHRRSKEITIQELSRVCGLTVNYISLIEKGEANPSLNKLHAIINALEVHWSDIMPTKDEQKVICEKELLS, from the coding sequence ATGAGTGTTACAGAACTTGTCGGGAAGAAAATCAGACATCATAGAAGGTCGAAAGAGATCACCATTCAGGAATTAAGTCGTGTATGCGGATTAACGGTCAATTACATCTCGTTAATTGAAAAAGGGGAGGCGAATCCATCGTTGAATAAACTCCATGCGATCATCAATGCATTGGAAGTTCATTGGTCGGATATCATGCCGACGAAGGATGAGCAAAAAGTCATTTGCGAGAAAGAACTATTGAGTTGA